One window of the Balaenoptera ricei isolate mBalRic1 chromosome X, mBalRic1.hap2, whole genome shotgun sequence genome contains the following:
- the PRRG3 gene encoding transmembrane gamma-carboxyglutamic acid protein 3, whose translation MAVFLEAKNAHSVLKRFPRANEFLEELRQGTIERECMEEICSYEEVKEVFEDKEKTMEFWKGYPNAVYSVRDPAQSSDAMYVVVPLLGVALLIVIALFIIWRCQLQKATRHHPSYAQNRYLASRAGHSLPRVMVYRGTVHSQGETSGHRETGSPPQVVLGPSRGGRTTVRLESALYLPELSLSRLSSATPPPSYEEVTGPQESSGEEASVSYSDPPPKYEEIVAANPDSDK comes from the exons ATGGCAG TGTTTCTGGAGGCCAAGAATGCCCATTCGGTCCTGAAACGGTTCCCTCGTGCCAATGAATTCCTGGAGGAGCTGCGCCAGGGGACCATCGAGCGGGAGTGCATGGAGGAGATCTGCAGCTACGAGGAGGTCAAGGAGGTGTTTGAGGACAAGGAGAAAACG ATGGAGTTCTGGAAAGGGTACCCGAATGCAGTCTATTCAGTCCGAGACCCTGCGCAGAGCTCAGACGCCATGTACGTGGTGGTGCCCCTTCTGGGGGTGGCGTTGCTGATTGTCATCGCCTTGTTCATCATCTGGAGGTGCCAGCTGCAGAAGGCCACCCGTCATCACCCCTCATATGCTCAGAACCGGTACTTAGCGAGTCGCGCGGGGCACAGCCTGCCCCGGGTCATGGTCTACCGGGGCACCGTGCACAGCCAGGGGGAGACCTCTGGGCACCGGGAGACAGGGAGCCCCCCACAGGTGGTGCTGGGGCCTAGTCGCGGGGGTAGAACCACGGTCCGCCTCGAGAGCGCCCTCTACCTTCCTGAGCTGTCTCTCTCCAGGCTGTCCAGCGCCACCCCTCCGCCGTCCTACGAGGAGGTGACAGGTCCCCAGGAGAGCAGCGGCGAGGAGGCGAGCGTCTCTTACAGCGACCCGCCCCCGAAGTATGAGGAGATAGTGGCCGCCAACCCCGACTCAGACAAGTAG